The Mastomys coucha isolate ucsf_1 unplaced genomic scaffold, UCSF_Mcou_1 pScaffold4, whole genome shotgun sequence genome has a segment encoding these proteins:
- the Mier2 gene encoding mesoderm induction early response protein 2 isoform X2, with the protein MLLPERASSLERQSPRVTSCLVHNLCPREPSLQTTAVVSMGSADHQFNLAELLTQNYSLQEGCAEAPQCPEKPEEELDKDFIDQSFGDSRACCVSVLLTSLMVLMQSSDMPLDELLALYGYESSDPISEQESEGGDTAPALPDMTLDKQIAKDLLSGEEEEETQSSADDLTPSVTSHEASDLFHNQSGSRFLAGDNGPGSSASSDTEEDALPANKCKKEIMVGPQFQADLNILHLNRHCDKIYENEDQLLWSPSVLPEREVEEFLYRAVKRRWQEMAGPQIPEGEVVKDSEQALYELVKCNFNVEEALRRLRFNVKVIRDGLCAWSEEECRNFEHGFRVHGKNFHLIQANKVRTRSVGECVEYYYLWKKSERYDYFAQQTRLGRRKFVSSGTTDTEQDLDGLDPDGHARLQSEAGVPVEPLNVDIEAGGLDQPGVGSDDLPSSEPGPCPFQQLDDPPAAPSLQQPTSLATSAELPPTAAAPEPGTSPRLAVDLALPEELPLASSPVDLSEDTAEPMAPAQVALSVTEFGLIGIGDVNPFLTGHPACPASTLHSEPLSQCNVMTC; encoded by the exons ATGCTGCTTCCTGAGCGA GCCTCCtctctggagaggcagagtccTCGTGTAACCTCCTGCCTTGTACACAACCTGTGTCCTCGGGAGCCCAGCTTGCAGACCACGGCAG TGGTATCCATGGGCTCTGCTGACCATCAGTTCAACCTTGCTGAGCTCCTGACACAAAACTACAGCCTCCAAGAAGGGTGTGCTGAGGCCCCACAGTGTCCTGAAAAGCCGGAGGAGGAGCTGGACAAGGACTTCATTGACCAG AGCTTTGGCGATTCTAGAGCCTGCTGTGTCTCTGTCCTGCTTACCTCCTTGATGGTCCTGATGCAG AGCAGTGACATGCCCCTGGATGAGCTGCTTGCACTGTATGGGTACGAGTCGTCAGACCCCATCTCTGAGCAGGAGAGCGAGGGTGGTGACACGGCTCCAGCCCTCCCGGACATGACCTTGGACAAG CAGATAGCCAAGGACTTGCTttctggggaagaagaggaagaaacacagTCCTCCGCTGATGACCTCACCCCATCTGTCACCTCCCATGAGGCCTCGGACCTCTTTCATAACCAGAGTGGGT CCCGGTTCTTAGCTGGTGATAACGGCCCAggctcctcagcctcctctgaCACTGAAGAGGACGCACTTCCTGCCAACAAGTGCAAGAAG GAGATCATGGTGGGGCCTCAATTCCAAGCTGACCTCAACATCCTGCACTTGAACCGACATTGTGACAAGA TCTATGAAAATGAAGACCAGCTGCTGTGGAGCCCCAGTGTGCTTCCAGAGCGGGAGGTGGAGGAGTTCCTGTACAGGGCAGTGAAACGGAGGTGGCAGGAGATGGCTGGCCCACAGATCCCAGAGGGCGAGGTGGTGAAGGACAGTGAGCAG GCGCTGTATGAGCTCGTGAAATGTAATTTCAATGTGGAGGAGGCCCTGCGCAGGCTGAGGTTCAACGTAAAGGTGATCAGAG ACGGGCTCTGTGCCTGGAGCGAGGAGGAGTGCAGGAACTTTGAACATGGCTTCCGTGTTCACGGGAAGAACTTTCATCTCATTCAGGCCAACAAG GTACGCACGCGGTCAGTGGGCGAGTGTGTGGAGTATTATTACCTGTGGAAGAAGTCCGAGCGCTACGACTACTTTGCCCAGCAGACGCGGCTGGGCCGGCGGAAGTTTGTCTCCTCTGGAACCAC GGATACTGAACAGGACCTGGATGGGCTTGATCCTGATGGCCATGCCCGGCTGCAGTCTGAGGCAGGGGTGCCTGTGG AGCCCCTGAATGTGGACATTGAAGCTGGTGGACTTGATCAGCCTGGCGTAGGCTCGGATGACCTCCCTTCCTCAGAGCCAGGACCATGTCCATTCCAGCAGCTGGATGACCCCCCTGCTGCACCCTCGCTCCAGCAGCCCACTAGCCTGGCCACCTCTGCTGAACTCCCAcccactgctgctgctccagAGCCGGGCACCAGCCCCAGGCTGGCTGTGGACCTTGCCCTACCTGAGGAGCTGCCCCTTGCGTCCAGCCCTGTGGATCTGAGCGAGGACACTGCAgagcccatggctccagcacaGGTGGCCTTGTCGGTCACTGAATTTGGACTCATTGGCATTGGGGATGTGAATCCCTTCCTAACTGGCCATCCAGCGTGCCCAGCCTCCACACTGCACTCGGAGCCCTTGTCACA GTGCAATGTGATGACCTGTTGA
- the Mier2 gene encoding mesoderm induction early response protein 2 isoform X3 encodes MLLPERASSLERQSPRVTSCLVHNLCPREPSLQTTAVVSMGSADHQFNLAELLTQNYSLQEGCAEAPQCPEKPEEELDKDFIDQSFGDSRACCVSVLLTSLMVLMQSSDMPLDELLALYGYESSDPISEQESEGGDTAPALPDMTLDKIAKDLLSGEEEEETQSSADDLTPSVTSHEASDLFHNQSGSRFLAGDNGPGSSASSDTEEDALPANKCKKEIMVGPQFQADLNILHLNRHCDKIYENEDQLLWSPSVLPEREVEEFLYRAVKRRWQEMAGPQIPEGEVVKDSEQALYELVKCNFNVEEALRRLRFNVKVIRDGLCAWSEEECRNFEHGFRVHGKNFHLIQANKVRTRSVGECVEYYYLWKKSERYDYFAQQTRLGRRKFVSSGTTDTEQDLDGLDPDGHARLQSEAGVPVEPLNVDIEAGGLDQPGVGSDDLPSSEPGPCPFQQLDDPPAAPSLQQPTSLATSAELPPTAAAPEPGTSPRLAVDLALPEELPLASSPVDLSEDTAEPMAPAQVALSVTEFGLIGIGDVNPFLTGHPACPASTLHSEPLSQCNVMTC; translated from the exons ATGCTGCTTCCTGAGCGA GCCTCCtctctggagaggcagagtccTCGTGTAACCTCCTGCCTTGTACACAACCTGTGTCCTCGGGAGCCCAGCTTGCAGACCACGGCAG TGGTATCCATGGGCTCTGCTGACCATCAGTTCAACCTTGCTGAGCTCCTGACACAAAACTACAGCCTCCAAGAAGGGTGTGCTGAGGCCCCACAGTGTCCTGAAAAGCCGGAGGAGGAGCTGGACAAGGACTTCATTGACCAG AGCTTTGGCGATTCTAGAGCCTGCTGTGTCTCTGTCCTGCTTACCTCCTTGATGGTCCTGATGCAG AGCAGTGACATGCCCCTGGATGAGCTGCTTGCACTGTATGGGTACGAGTCGTCAGACCCCATCTCTGAGCAGGAGAGCGAGGGTGGTGACACGGCTCCAGCCCTCCCGGACATGACCTTGGACAAG ATAGCCAAGGACTTGCTttctggggaagaagaggaagaaacacagTCCTCCGCTGATGACCTCACCCCATCTGTCACCTCCCATGAGGCCTCGGACCTCTTTCATAACCAGAGTGGGT CCCGGTTCTTAGCTGGTGATAACGGCCCAggctcctcagcctcctctgaCACTGAAGAGGACGCACTTCCTGCCAACAAGTGCAAGAAG GAGATCATGGTGGGGCCTCAATTCCAAGCTGACCTCAACATCCTGCACTTGAACCGACATTGTGACAAGA TCTATGAAAATGAAGACCAGCTGCTGTGGAGCCCCAGTGTGCTTCCAGAGCGGGAGGTGGAGGAGTTCCTGTACAGGGCAGTGAAACGGAGGTGGCAGGAGATGGCTGGCCCACAGATCCCAGAGGGCGAGGTGGTGAAGGACAGTGAGCAG GCGCTGTATGAGCTCGTGAAATGTAATTTCAATGTGGAGGAGGCCCTGCGCAGGCTGAGGTTCAACGTAAAGGTGATCAGAG ACGGGCTCTGTGCCTGGAGCGAGGAGGAGTGCAGGAACTTTGAACATGGCTTCCGTGTTCACGGGAAGAACTTTCATCTCATTCAGGCCAACAAG GTACGCACGCGGTCAGTGGGCGAGTGTGTGGAGTATTATTACCTGTGGAAGAAGTCCGAGCGCTACGACTACTTTGCCCAGCAGACGCGGCTGGGCCGGCGGAAGTTTGTCTCCTCTGGAACCAC GGATACTGAACAGGACCTGGATGGGCTTGATCCTGATGGCCATGCCCGGCTGCAGTCTGAGGCAGGGGTGCCTGTGG AGCCCCTGAATGTGGACATTGAAGCTGGTGGACTTGATCAGCCTGGCGTAGGCTCGGATGACCTCCCTTCCTCAGAGCCAGGACCATGTCCATTCCAGCAGCTGGATGACCCCCCTGCTGCACCCTCGCTCCAGCAGCCCACTAGCCTGGCCACCTCTGCTGAACTCCCAcccactgctgctgctccagAGCCGGGCACCAGCCCCAGGCTGGCTGTGGACCTTGCCCTACCTGAGGAGCTGCCCCTTGCGTCCAGCCCTGTGGATCTGAGCGAGGACACTGCAgagcccatggctccagcacaGGTGGCCTTGTCGGTCACTGAATTTGGACTCATTGGCATTGGGGATGTGAATCCCTTCCTAACTGGCCATCCAGCGTGCCCAGCCTCCACACTGCACTCGGAGCCCTTGTCACA GTGCAATGTGATGACCTGTTGA
- the Mier2 gene encoding mesoderm induction early response protein 2 isoform X5, giving the protein MLLPERASSLERQSPRVTSCLVHNLCPREPSLQTTAVVSMGSADHQFNLAELLTQNYSLQEGCAEAPQCPEKPEEELDKDFIDQSSDMPLDELLALYGYESSDPISEQESEGGDTAPALPDMTLDKEQIAKDLLSGEEEEETQSSADDLTPSVTSHEASDLFHNQSGSRFLAGDNGPGSSASSDTEEDALPANKCKKEIMVGPQFQADLNILHLNRHCDKIYENEDQLLWSPSVLPEREVEEFLYRAVKRRWQEMAGPQIPEGEVVKDSEQALYELVKCNFNVEEALRRLRFNVKVIRDGLCAWSEEECRNFEHGFRVHGKNFHLIQANKVRTRSVGECVEYYYLWKKSERYDYFAQQTRLGRRKFVSSGTTDTEQDLDGLDPDGHARLQSEAGVPVEPLNVDIEAGGLDQPGVGSDDLPSSEPGPCPFQQLDDPPAAPSLQQPTSLATSAELPPTAAAPEPGTSPRLAVDLALPEELPLASSPVDLSEDTAEPMAPAQVALSVTEFGLIGIGDVNPFLTGHPACPASTLHSEPLSQCNVMTC; this is encoded by the exons ATGCTGCTTCCTGAGCGA GCCTCCtctctggagaggcagagtccTCGTGTAACCTCCTGCCTTGTACACAACCTGTGTCCTCGGGAGCCCAGCTTGCAGACCACGGCAG TGGTATCCATGGGCTCTGCTGACCATCAGTTCAACCTTGCTGAGCTCCTGACACAAAACTACAGCCTCCAAGAAGGGTGTGCTGAGGCCCCACAGTGTCCTGAAAAGCCGGAGGAGGAGCTGGACAAGGACTTCATTGACCAG AGCAGTGACATGCCCCTGGATGAGCTGCTTGCACTGTATGGGTACGAGTCGTCAGACCCCATCTCTGAGCAGGAGAGCGAGGGTGGTGACACGGCTCCAGCCCTCCCGGACATGACCTTGGACAAG GAGCAGATAGCCAAGGACTTGCTttctggggaagaagaggaagaaacacagTCCTCCGCTGATGACCTCACCCCATCTGTCACCTCCCATGAGGCCTCGGACCTCTTTCATAACCAGAGTGGGT CCCGGTTCTTAGCTGGTGATAACGGCCCAggctcctcagcctcctctgaCACTGAAGAGGACGCACTTCCTGCCAACAAGTGCAAGAAG GAGATCATGGTGGGGCCTCAATTCCAAGCTGACCTCAACATCCTGCACTTGAACCGACATTGTGACAAGA TCTATGAAAATGAAGACCAGCTGCTGTGGAGCCCCAGTGTGCTTCCAGAGCGGGAGGTGGAGGAGTTCCTGTACAGGGCAGTGAAACGGAGGTGGCAGGAGATGGCTGGCCCACAGATCCCAGAGGGCGAGGTGGTGAAGGACAGTGAGCAG GCGCTGTATGAGCTCGTGAAATGTAATTTCAATGTGGAGGAGGCCCTGCGCAGGCTGAGGTTCAACGTAAAGGTGATCAGAG ACGGGCTCTGTGCCTGGAGCGAGGAGGAGTGCAGGAACTTTGAACATGGCTTCCGTGTTCACGGGAAGAACTTTCATCTCATTCAGGCCAACAAG GTACGCACGCGGTCAGTGGGCGAGTGTGTGGAGTATTATTACCTGTGGAAGAAGTCCGAGCGCTACGACTACTTTGCCCAGCAGACGCGGCTGGGCCGGCGGAAGTTTGTCTCCTCTGGAACCAC GGATACTGAACAGGACCTGGATGGGCTTGATCCTGATGGCCATGCCCGGCTGCAGTCTGAGGCAGGGGTGCCTGTGG AGCCCCTGAATGTGGACATTGAAGCTGGTGGACTTGATCAGCCTGGCGTAGGCTCGGATGACCTCCCTTCCTCAGAGCCAGGACCATGTCCATTCCAGCAGCTGGATGACCCCCCTGCTGCACCCTCGCTCCAGCAGCCCACTAGCCTGGCCACCTCTGCTGAACTCCCAcccactgctgctgctccagAGCCGGGCACCAGCCCCAGGCTGGCTGTGGACCTTGCCCTACCTGAGGAGCTGCCCCTTGCGTCCAGCCCTGTGGATCTGAGCGAGGACACTGCAgagcccatggctccagcacaGGTGGCCTTGTCGGTCACTGAATTTGGACTCATTGGCATTGGGGATGTGAATCCCTTCCTAACTGGCCATCCAGCGTGCCCAGCCTCCACACTGCACTCGGAGCCCTTGTCACA GTGCAATGTGATGACCTGTTGA
- the Mier2 gene encoding mesoderm induction early response protein 2 isoform X9 yields MGSADHQFNLAELLTQNYSLQEGCAEAPQCPEKPEEELDKDFIDQSFGDSRACCVSVLLTSLMVLMQSSDMPLDELLALYGYESSDPISEQESEGGDTAPALPDMTLDKEQIAKDLLSGEEEEETQSSADDLTPSVTSHEASDLFHNQSGSRFLAGDNGPGSSASSDTEEDALPANKCKKEIMVGPQFQADLNILHLNRHCDKIYENEDQLLWSPSVLPEREVEEFLYRAVKRRWQEMAGPQIPEGEVVKDSEQALYELVKCNFNVEEALRRLRFNVKVIRDGLCAWSEEECRNFEHGFRVHGKNFHLIQANKVRTRSVGECVEYYYLWKKSERYDYFAQQTRLGRRKFVSSGTTDTEQDLDGLDPDGHARLQSEAGVPVEPLNVDIEAGGLDQPGVGSDDLPSSEPGPCPFQQLDDPPAAPSLQQPTSLATSAELPPTAAAPEPGTSPRLAVDLALPEELPLASSPVDLSEDTAEPMAPAQVALSVTEFGLIGIGDVNPFLTGHPACPASTLHSEPLSQCNVMTC; encoded by the exons ATGGGCTCTGCTGACCATCAGTTCAACCTTGCTGAGCTCCTGACACAAAACTACAGCCTCCAAGAAGGGTGTGCTGAGGCCCCACAGTGTCCTGAAAAGCCGGAGGAGGAGCTGGACAAGGACTTCATTGACCAG AGCTTTGGCGATTCTAGAGCCTGCTGTGTCTCTGTCCTGCTTACCTCCTTGATGGTCCTGATGCAG AGCAGTGACATGCCCCTGGATGAGCTGCTTGCACTGTATGGGTACGAGTCGTCAGACCCCATCTCTGAGCAGGAGAGCGAGGGTGGTGACACGGCTCCAGCCCTCCCGGACATGACCTTGGACAAG GAGCAGATAGCCAAGGACTTGCTttctggggaagaagaggaagaaacacagTCCTCCGCTGATGACCTCACCCCATCTGTCACCTCCCATGAGGCCTCGGACCTCTTTCATAACCAGAGTGGGT CCCGGTTCTTAGCTGGTGATAACGGCCCAggctcctcagcctcctctgaCACTGAAGAGGACGCACTTCCTGCCAACAAGTGCAAGAAG GAGATCATGGTGGGGCCTCAATTCCAAGCTGACCTCAACATCCTGCACTTGAACCGACATTGTGACAAGA TCTATGAAAATGAAGACCAGCTGCTGTGGAGCCCCAGTGTGCTTCCAGAGCGGGAGGTGGAGGAGTTCCTGTACAGGGCAGTGAAACGGAGGTGGCAGGAGATGGCTGGCCCACAGATCCCAGAGGGCGAGGTGGTGAAGGACAGTGAGCAG GCGCTGTATGAGCTCGTGAAATGTAATTTCAATGTGGAGGAGGCCCTGCGCAGGCTGAGGTTCAACGTAAAGGTGATCAGAG ACGGGCTCTGTGCCTGGAGCGAGGAGGAGTGCAGGAACTTTGAACATGGCTTCCGTGTTCACGGGAAGAACTTTCATCTCATTCAGGCCAACAAG GTACGCACGCGGTCAGTGGGCGAGTGTGTGGAGTATTATTACCTGTGGAAGAAGTCCGAGCGCTACGACTACTTTGCCCAGCAGACGCGGCTGGGCCGGCGGAAGTTTGTCTCCTCTGGAACCAC GGATACTGAACAGGACCTGGATGGGCTTGATCCTGATGGCCATGCCCGGCTGCAGTCTGAGGCAGGGGTGCCTGTGG AGCCCCTGAATGTGGACATTGAAGCTGGTGGACTTGATCAGCCTGGCGTAGGCTCGGATGACCTCCCTTCCTCAGAGCCAGGACCATGTCCATTCCAGCAGCTGGATGACCCCCCTGCTGCACCCTCGCTCCAGCAGCCCACTAGCCTGGCCACCTCTGCTGAACTCCCAcccactgctgctgctccagAGCCGGGCACCAGCCCCAGGCTGGCTGTGGACCTTGCCCTACCTGAGGAGCTGCCCCTTGCGTCCAGCCCTGTGGATCTGAGCGAGGACACTGCAgagcccatggctccagcacaGGTGGCCTTGTCGGTCACTGAATTTGGACTCATTGGCATTGGGGATGTGAATCCCTTCCTAACTGGCCATCCAGCGTGCCCAGCCTCCACACTGCACTCGGAGCCCTTGTCACA GTGCAATGTGATGACCTGTTGA
- the Mier2 gene encoding mesoderm induction early response protein 2 isoform X11 — protein MPLDELLALYGYESSDPISEQESEGGDTAPALPDMTLDKEQIAKDLLSGEEEEETQSSADDLTPSVTSHEASDLFHNQSGSRFLAGDNGPGSSASSDTEEDALPANKCKKEIMVGPQFQADLNILHLNRHCDKIYENEDQLLWSPSVLPEREVEEFLYRAVKRRWQEMAGPQIPEGEVVKDSEQALYELVKCNFNVEEALRRLRFNVKVIRDGLCAWSEEECRNFEHGFRVHGKNFHLIQANKVRTRSVGECVEYYYLWKKSERYDYFAQQTRLGRRKFVSSGTTDTEQDLDGLDPDGHARLQSEAGVPVEPLNVDIEAGGLDQPGVGSDDLPSSEPGPCPFQQLDDPPAAPSLQQPTSLATSAELPPTAAAPEPGTSPRLAVDLALPEELPLASSPVDLSEDTAEPMAPAQVALSVTEFGLIGIGDVNPFLTGHPACPASTLHSEPLSQCNVMTC, from the exons ATGCCCCTGGATGAGCTGCTTGCACTGTATGGGTACGAGTCGTCAGACCCCATCTCTGAGCAGGAGAGCGAGGGTGGTGACACGGCTCCAGCCCTCCCGGACATGACCTTGGACAAG GAGCAGATAGCCAAGGACTTGCTttctggggaagaagaggaagaaacacagTCCTCCGCTGATGACCTCACCCCATCTGTCACCTCCCATGAGGCCTCGGACCTCTTTCATAACCAGAGTGGGT CCCGGTTCTTAGCTGGTGATAACGGCCCAggctcctcagcctcctctgaCACTGAAGAGGACGCACTTCCTGCCAACAAGTGCAAGAAG GAGATCATGGTGGGGCCTCAATTCCAAGCTGACCTCAACATCCTGCACTTGAACCGACATTGTGACAAGA TCTATGAAAATGAAGACCAGCTGCTGTGGAGCCCCAGTGTGCTTCCAGAGCGGGAGGTGGAGGAGTTCCTGTACAGGGCAGTGAAACGGAGGTGGCAGGAGATGGCTGGCCCACAGATCCCAGAGGGCGAGGTGGTGAAGGACAGTGAGCAG GCGCTGTATGAGCTCGTGAAATGTAATTTCAATGTGGAGGAGGCCCTGCGCAGGCTGAGGTTCAACGTAAAGGTGATCAGAG ACGGGCTCTGTGCCTGGAGCGAGGAGGAGTGCAGGAACTTTGAACATGGCTTCCGTGTTCACGGGAAGAACTTTCATCTCATTCAGGCCAACAAG GTACGCACGCGGTCAGTGGGCGAGTGTGTGGAGTATTATTACCTGTGGAAGAAGTCCGAGCGCTACGACTACTTTGCCCAGCAGACGCGGCTGGGCCGGCGGAAGTTTGTCTCCTCTGGAACCAC GGATACTGAACAGGACCTGGATGGGCTTGATCCTGATGGCCATGCCCGGCTGCAGTCTGAGGCAGGGGTGCCTGTGG AGCCCCTGAATGTGGACATTGAAGCTGGTGGACTTGATCAGCCTGGCGTAGGCTCGGATGACCTCCCTTCCTCAGAGCCAGGACCATGTCCATTCCAGCAGCTGGATGACCCCCCTGCTGCACCCTCGCTCCAGCAGCCCACTAGCCTGGCCACCTCTGCTGAACTCCCAcccactgctgctgctccagAGCCGGGCACCAGCCCCAGGCTGGCTGTGGACCTTGCCCTACCTGAGGAGCTGCCCCTTGCGTCCAGCCCTGTGGATCTGAGCGAGGACACTGCAgagcccatggctccagcacaGGTGGCCTTGTCGGTCACTGAATTTGGACTCATTGGCATTGGGGATGTGAATCCCTTCCTAACTGGCCATCCAGCGTGCCCAGCCTCCACACTGCACTCGGAGCCCTTGTCACA GTGCAATGTGATGACCTGTTGA